One Bemisia tabaci chromosome 4, PGI_BMITA_v3 genomic window, ACGCCTGAAAATATTTACACGCGAGCTGACACGTTACACGTCACCCTTTCATTCATGAACTCATTACTACGAGCTGCAATGAGCTGGCCACGTAACCAGTTCAATGAGTCATGAATCGTCGTTTCATCCACCTGCAGGGCGCTTCCACTTCCGGTCGCCAACTTCCGGAAACCCCGTTAAGTAATGATTCATCTCCTCATAGGCAAGGCGGATGTGGTGACATCTCGTACCTaagtaccctcctgacgtcttACGGTATTCGGTACAAAACATTCTAATCGCAAGACGaacggactgcatttttcaaaaaggaactacaatttctggttcatttttgaaaacgccCATCTGCACAGGGGGAACTAACGGCACGTGTGTTGTTTTTAAGATGAGgtagaaattgtggttcctagtGTTGCAAAATGAGCAGGTCCAAATCATGCACCCTCTACCGTggacataaaattaaaatgtacgGTCTTGGGCTTCGCGTGCGGCTCTTTTGATGagacgataggtaggcaacccggaTTGAACGTAGCACCAGGAAATGTGCGGCATCAGCGTCAGCTACCTGGGTGAGCGGGTGCCAgaccaaatggactacattttgcaattaggaactatacatCCGGCccgttttaaaaacaacgtgtgtgccattagtttcccaatgctcataagtgtttttcagatgagccagaatttatagctccaaattgcaaaatgcagtccaaatgctAGACATGCGCAGCTATGAGCGGCATCTGGTTGTACGTGTACACCAAGTTGCAGGATTTCACATGAAGGCGCATTACCCCTCAAGCAGTCAGCTCTCCCGCCGCAATGGACCCATTAACAAGTTATGTGGAACTAGGAAATTcttacagagaaaaatttagaaaggTTTGCGTGAAATTTAGAGCAACTTTGTATCTACTAAAATTAAGggatcaattttcattaaaaagagACTGAGCAGATTATTTTCGACATTACATCACGTCGGTTGTGCTAGAAAAACAACTACCTACTGTTCTTTCAATGTTCAAATACTTCATTCAGGCACAACAGAAGAGAAATGTTGAGAAAATGACTGAAGATCTTATTTTGGGATTTGCGGCGGAAATGTTGGTgtgtatttttaacatttaagaTGCGCAATGATACAAGACATAAATGGCGACGACCATTTTTCCATGCCTCACTTTCCAATATAAATATGTGATAGATGTTTTCATTAAttgaagtattttttcctgtctgtGTAGGTGCTGAACATTATAATTTTGATCCTGTATCGGACAGGTTACGGAGGAGGATTTTTGGGAGTAGGAGGAACATGGAATCTGAACGAGGAGAAGAACCCAGATGCCGAAATAATAGCATCAGGCGTCTTCGTGGGCTTCGGAATATACACCATCGTCACTCTCATTTCCTATGGTTTTGGAACGACTGAGCAGAAGAAAACTTTGGTGGTAAGAATATAACTTTTCCTCGAgaaatattcttttaaaaatatggaTGAAATAGGGGGactagattttaaaaaaaattgatttttatacACTCTAATAGGTAAACAAGGTGTCTaattttcttttccattatgggaaatcctgatttttgactgcaaattccgattccctggtaaaaattggcgataagagctgcgttccaaaataccataggaattcttatagccgccTAAAGAAAATCATAGgtgtagctggctgtagaatgcggagaaaatcatacggccgggctatacgaagcgataaaaaattatgcagccgggctatagttcctatcgccgggctttacactttatcgcctggctgttgctttttcgccatcgattataataggctataagaaattgtgtagaaattcgtgtgctttggaaattattaagtttaatgcggaaccaccttaatatttacaaaacacacattatattttcctttaatacatatttttttcatcaattaaaatgagaacaatccatacaggatgtgcaaacatttcaaaatcatgagttgaataacgctgactccgccagattaaatattataGCCTAAATACAAAGCGGAgcagcgacgcactggcgcctacaaacctaacagggatacttcacgcattgcgcaacgcgtgaagtctccctgttaggtttgtaggcgccaaagcgcgtttcgcgctagctgcccgcctgccgcgccgcagcgtgccacggcgcttgaagcaactatttcacaccagaggtattacaGTATCatgcgaaactgaaggcgctctaatatattaagaatggcaAGCATCctacggagctttccttgcaaaataaatcgagatactacggccgaaaaagagagcagtagtccaaaaactcactaagtcctagcatccgtaattactaagtaacgtttagcatacactttatcgcctggctgttgcttaatcgccatcggctataaaaggctataataaattgtgtagccggctatagaagctattggaaatcttacagccggctgtaggtctatggtattttggaacacagattctactgccaatttttaccagggtttcataatttttcgaaatccttattttttgtggagaaatgtaagtaacttcacaaaaatatttcgataaaaaaatcggatcggATGGCCGGCTTTTCTCGAATCCTGAttttcgaccgatttttcctcgaatcctgatgaaattgggattaaatcctgattgacctcaaatcctgatgcaAGACACCCTGGTAAAggattttttaccaaaattaaaacaaaactttcctcattttccatcgatttggtaattttacaaatccaTTTTTCATCTGACAGGAAATAATGTTGATTCTGCCAAATTTTTTATACTGCACAATACGTCGGTAGTATGagtaattttttccgatttctgTTTAACAGGACATAATCATGAACTTCGTTGGGACAATACTATTCATCGCTGTTGGTGGAATCGCACTGCACTACTGGTCTGGCTACCAAAATGAGCATCACTACCAGAAAGTAATGCCCGAACGCACGATAGGGCTCACAGTGGGCGTTCTCTGCATATTCTCTGGAGCTATCTACTTGACCGATGGTGTTCTATCCTTTATACACTTTGCAAGGGATGCAGAATACAGATAAACCTCCCCTGAAACGTTATCATCTCTGACtgttaaaatgaaaatgaaagaataacAAACATAAACTGCCATTGGATGTTTCACTGATGAAAGACCAACAGCACATACCTCGGCtacaagtttcaaaatttgagctcGGCTTTCATCATTTTAGAATATAAGTGACCGACataattttctggatttttacagaatattcttcgcaAGACAAAAATATGAGGAAACAGTAAGAGGAAGTGTTGCTTAAATTGCACTGTAACGATCTGAgataaaatgttttcaactttcACCAGTATTTTGTCATTGCAGAGCATTTTGAGACAAAggttaaatggactgcattttgcaatttggacctaaaaattctggctcatctgaataaACACTtgagtgcatagggaaactaatggcacatacgttgttttgaaaCCGGGACGGAATTTATGGTTCCtaagtgcaaaatgtagtctaaataATTCCTCCGTTCTAAATGCTGAAAGCAAGGATTTTGATTGTTTATATCTGAAATTAGCGAAACTGAAGGAGGTATTCGTGATCtgtgcattgtaaaaaagtattaaaaacttGGTATCAGGATAAGTCACGATTGGTTTTCAGCCCCACTGACTGTAAGTTTTCGTTGCGTATGCAGAAATTCATATTCGTTGAgttagtaaaaaattattttttaatactcAGACTCGGTCTTGGCTTTGGATAGGTAACGAGTGGGAAGCCATCACATTCAGACTTGCGAATTTGTTCAGAGCATGTAAGAAAATCGTAAAAAGAGGATGGGAATTTTTCGTTCACTGCCAAAGATACTGTTGAGTAAATTGACGAGTGCTCAATTTCAATGCTACATTACACTtgacaaaataaaatcaatagGTAGCCAACATAAATGTCCCATCATGGGAGAACCTTTTAAAGACTCAAGTAGCATTGATGTTTTCTGACTGTCATCGACTTAATCCTGTGTACTTGTAGCATAACTGTAAATGAActccattttacaaaaaggatcTAAGTGCCATTCTTGGCTTGTGTTAGAAACAATAGATTTGCCTCAAGTTCCCACGCGCAGTTAGATGCCTCTATGGATAAACCAGAAATAGgagttccttattgcaatatGTAGTCCAAATGTTACTTTAAGATCTAGttgtatttttttatacttttgcagcttaaataattttaaaacttattttataCACTTGTGGATGaaataaatgtaaatttgaacAAATAATTTGTCAGCTCTTCTTTAATACCAGATCACAGGAGAGTTATGGGTTGAAATCGGATCAGTACATGTTTAATAACTTGTCATTCTTGTTGTATTTCTCTAAAAAAGATTAAATGTGCTGTTTACCAAGAACaggttcatttttgaagaatcaaaggaaaatattctatagtaaataatatttattgctattggataaaaaaaaaaagaacttatgaaataaagaaaatcgGAAAGTTCAGCCTTGGAGAAAGGACCGTGGAGACCTGAAATGCATCGGAATTTCCGTTAATTTAATTTGTTGGTTGAGTTTCttaattttccgattttctaTGTTTCATTCATTAGCTCACAGACCTCGTTTTCCCATAACTTTCGGTTTCATATGTAAAGTTACTCATAATAAGGCAgctaaatttttgaaacaacttaTGGCTATTTGCtgtgaaaataaaatagattctttaagaaaaaagaagtaTATTTAAGACTTTCAAACAAATTGTCtagaactttaaaaattacatgCAATATTGCgtataaaataaattgatacataaaaTGAATAcatacaatcataattttaaacagaaaaaatgtGAACTGACAGGAGAATACTGAAAGACTTCCTGCAGAGAAATTATACACTCACAgaagtacataatttttaaaagtaacaaTAAATACCTACATTAAACTTGAAAAATCTAAGTATTGACCGGTTATCCTGAGGAATAAAACATCCACTCAAAAGAGAACAGCACACAAGTGTAAATTACTTAGGAAGATGACTCATCTTTTGATGgaattaataataatatataacACCTTCTAGCACTAATCTAAGAGAAAAAGCCATATTACATGTATAAAATCATTTATAAATGGTCTTAAAATTACCTCACTGCATGCTGATATAAAATAATGTCAATGCCTCAGCATGTGAGCTCTGTTCGATTTCATAAAATGGAGACAGCAAAAGGGTGCATAAAtgaaatgagttgaaaaaacCTGGCTTTGatgttgtaaaaaatcaaaaattaattgtcacaaaaatcaatcattgggagaaaagaggaaaatcaacGATGAAACTTAAGTTAGAAAACAATCAATAACTTCAATGATACCGactgatgaaaaatttaaaaaaatgttcaaatataATGGTAATTTCTGTACACATATTAGGAATTGGGAATATGCTATTTTATATACGGCAAAAGAAGTAATCATGAGAGACGTACTGATAGTGTGATAAAAATAGAGTTACATTTTCTGCTTGAAAGAACATCTCGCTCTtaagatgaaaaattgcaaatagaAAAAAGCAGTTCTCTTCATTAAAAATCTCGTTTTATATGCTGTTCTTATCAATTTAATGCAAATGAAGCTTAGTCAGAGGTATCCATAAAAAAGTGATGTTtccgctttttaaattgaatgaaGGGAGTTACACAGAAGTACAGTGATTACTTAAGGAGCAATGGAACAACAAGAGCCATTTGGCTGGCAAGTTTCTGCAAATTAGAGCTAATTTGAGGGAGTAAGTAGCTAATGGAAAGTGAATAGGAAGGGAAGTTGTCATACAAGCTTGGGACCAGCAAAgctatcatttttaaaaaggaaaacttCAAAGCCTCCTTAAATGTGAATCATTCTTCTTCTAAATTTGCAGACTGGATGCcatttaataatttcaaatgtACATCATGAGCAGCCTACATGTTCTTGACAGACTTAGGGTAGCATGAAAccttaaattttcttaaaatttttgcgGATCAGGAGAACAACTATTTTCCTGAGATGTTCTCTCTTCTGAATTAGTTCGGGATACTTGTATATTCACGTAAGAGTTGCGAAAACAGATAAGGCTGCTACACTGATATTAATAATGACAACTGATGACCATTGTAAGACAATAATTTTCTGCTTTTCTCTCCATTACAAATTAATTATGATGGTGGAGAGGTGTTATAATAAAAGTCAGAATATTAATACTAGTCGCATAACTGAAGTGACAGAGTTCGTAGACCTCAGTAAGCTCATTAACAGGGCTGAATTGTGTCCACTTTAGCGATCCTGAATTTAGAAAGTCCTACTTGTTGTCAGAGGTTTTCCAGGCTTTTTACtctcagtttttctgaaaattttcagaattggaaaaatttgaaaactcaaAGTTTTCTACTGGAAATGATGGAGGATTACAAAGGTTTCATTGCTCGTCGGCTACCTGCAGTTCATGAACTATCGTGAGGAATATACAAGCTTATATTAAAACACCTTTTGTGACATGATGAAAAGGACTTACAATTAGTAACATACAGTACAGTTATGAATCAGCCTTGCTATCTTACTTAATGATGATAGTATCCAAATATTGATGAGAAGGGGAGGCTTGGCTCTTAAATTAACTAAAACCACACCTACAATGATAAATTACACCAAAATGACAGCTGATTAAATTCAGTGGTGACAAACCTGACTCTACGGACATAATGATTTCTCTATTGGCTgaatttaagcaaaataattatttttccttgggGTTCCTTTGCAGATAATTCTTACAAAGTTTAATAAGAGAtaatacaaaactttaaatctGCATGGTTTTTACAGGAGTTGGATAAAAAACTATGTCTGTCACCTCTGTCACCTTGCGGATTGAACAATTCAGTCATCAACCTCTTCctctttaattattttcattgccCAGAGGCATTGGGGAAtttaaaaagtgtaaaaaatgcATTACTGCTGCTTTTTTCTTATACAGGGTGGTTTAAAACAATAACATCAGATCGAAAACAAattaataaatgtgaaaagatAGGGAGTGAATTACAAATTAATTTATGTCAATGATTAAGGACTTAAACAAGAAACACGTTTAAGGGAGAAATTAAATGTTGCaaagtttaaaggaaaatttcggcTTATACTTTAAAAATCTGATCTCTGAACATCTAAACCAAGAGCAATTTCATAAAGGACAAGCTGagtaaattaaaatcaatttgcGTGATGGATTTGGAcgccaaatttgaaagatcagtatgattgaaattgaagggatgtgattgaaaaattataaatttgatgtaaaatacAATCGAATAATAAagatttgtgatactttgaagtttaagattttttgatTGAACTGATTACAACTCaatagagagaaaattttaaatcaaattttcagaagctGAATTAGATTGGATACTTTGTTCAtgcaatttgcagtttttgatcctaaaaatgtttactttaaTAAGATTTCtatagaaaaaagttttttatttGACCAACTTAAGTTACAGGAATGTTGTAAATTAGAGTGCTGTAGCACACTGAATAGCTGTTTGAAATTACTGCGATGATTGAAACGGATTGATAAAACAGGTAAACTATTAAAAGACTGTgcatatagatgaaaaaataaaagcacaaaTTCACAGTGTGAAGTTGACATACTTTAACTGCAATAAAGTGCACTTCATACTTCATTCCTATGgaaaaatttggtgaatttcaataatcatttttcacttgatgagaaaaatgaaaaaatattaattcttGGAAATGATTTGTGAATTTCTTTCACCTTTTAAAAGAACAATTCTACAAGAAGAGTTCTGGGTTACATAGCTCAATTGTTCTTCCCGAAAAGAGACATTGATTTTCACTTGCTACACATAATTGCAAGCACTGGTACTTTCTCCTCCACTCACACACTACCTGGCTAACCCTTGAATGCTCctacttccctgatttttctcttaatttcaaAGATTAGCTGGGGAATGTGCAAGGGGGTTAGAGGATTTCAGAGCAAGATTCTTGATCAAACGTTATGACCAGGAAAATGATATGATAATACGGGATATAAAATGATTCAACAGTAGTGAAGAGAATGCCCGCATTGTCTGATGAATACAGAACTACTAAACCTTAATTTCAGTGCTAGAGTATTTCATTTcatctaaaattattttcttccaaCAAGAGAGATTATCAACTTGAAAATCAAGGAACAAGtctctcatgtttttttttttcgtttcacatGGATGAACTGATCTTAAAATTAAGTCATTTTGGAGGTAGGATGTACATTGATTTCCTACAGTTCAAAATTTAAGTTCACTAGAGAAAGTATTTCGTAAAATCAATGTGATGttagagagaaaaataattcagcaaactgaagtacaaaattaaagtatttacAAACAAATCAATATGAATCTATAGATTAcagttttaaattaaaaaaacggATAAGAAAACATGCAGAATCAAAGTAAATGTAAAAAACTTAAGAAGTACAATTTGCTTCCTCAAactattttagccttgtttgaGATCCAAGAAAATTAACCTTCCATTATCGTTAGATAAGTAATTTAAAGGGAGGAGAGCTGTTAACCTCTGAACTTAACGCCACTGGCCTATGCCACGCTTGTAGGATCTTAAATGAAGATTCGTCTTTGTTAAAGGCTTCTTAACACCTTTGAGATTCATTTGGAGATCATAGTCGCCACCATTGCCGTACCAATGGGAGATGTTCATTCCCAAGACCCCAGCATTTCTGTTGTCAGGCAGAAGATCTCTGCTGTTAAAGTCTTCAAAATTCCCGCACTGAAGATCTGGAGGGGCAGGGTGGATGCTGCCTTGATTTATCAATCTTTGCGAATCTTTCTCTTGACGGCTTGAATCATAGGGGCTGAAAAGAACAATACAAACTATAATATGTACTGGTAAATTAATGTAACTAACTAACGAAGACCATGTCTAAGTTTAAAAGAGTAGATGCCGCTTTCTTACATCCAGCAACTTTACAAGTTAGTGttctttgattattttaaaaagtaaaggaaCATTATCAACCAACGATTATCACTTTTTTGACAGATTTCAATTCAAAGAGCATGTTTAATTCGGAGGTTTTCAGTATTAAGATCCAGAATTTTTacattaagagaaaaaaattggaagccTTAAACTTTTcctaggggaaaaaataaatgaaaatagtaGGTCAAAAGAAAAGCTACAAATCATGCTTGCATACCTATTTGTTTTGGGATTTCAATGACCGGCAACATCGTATTTCTTCATTGTAACGTTGCATTACATTCCAAAATTCAAAGCATTTCTCAGAGAATCGAGGATGTTgcaataaaaatcagtaataattTACTTTTTCGGCACATCTGACAACGCTGGAATAAAGTTGAGGTGTAGGAGAAGCAAGCAAAGCACATTCAATTAGTATTGCGTGCAAAGAACAGTAAACTTTCATtacaacgcctgaatgcaactattcgggctccacggatgtctgtgttgcatacacacggattggaaggcgttttgaataTTCAGGCACTCGACGCTTCACCCGCGGCTCGCGACTATCCAGAATGgcagagtgccttcaatttttcgtttatagtccagtcaatctagcatttttctgggaaaatctatatatagaaggtttttttgcggaaacatgttgcattaggcaaccagaacaacatatcaaaagtttaccaaaatcggccgtccgc contains:
- the Ssk gene encoding protein snakeskin; its protein translation is MVSIATIATIVIKVVKLVLNIIILILYRTGYGGGFLGVGGTWNLNEEKNPDAEIIASGVFVGFGIYTIVTLISYGFGTTEQKKTLVDIIMNFVGTILFIAVGGIALHYWSGYQNEHHYQKVMPERTIGLTVGVLCIFSGAIYLTDGVLSFIHFARDAEYR